Proteins encoded by one window of Amaranthus tricolor cultivar Red isolate AtriRed21 chromosome 4, ASM2621246v1, whole genome shotgun sequence:
- the LOC130811086 gene encoding uncharacterized protein LOC130811086 isoform X1 — MFICSIFYSHYPFKKVGSDSTANSTEDSTKLEQERQCQDLEGSMQLAEQPSNEANKTQLVTDDELINGKIGGLCSTKTTKSQDRRYYQGHISYLTAVVNH; from the exons ATGTTCATTTGTTCTATTTTCTATTCACACTATCCGTTTAAGAAGG TTGGCTCAGATAGTACAGCCAACAGCACTGAGGATTCAACTAAACTGGAGCAAGAAAGACAATGTCAAGACCTTGAGGGATCTATGCAGCTTGCTGAGCAACCATCTAATGAAGCTAACAAAACTCAACTTGTTACTGATGATGAGTTGATTAATGGGAAGATAGGTGGGCTGTGCAGTACCAAGACTACCAAATCACAAGATCGAAGATACTACCAAGGGCACATCAGCTACCTTACTGCAGTGGTCAATCACTAG
- the LOC130811086 gene encoding uncharacterized protein LOC130811086 isoform X2: MFICSIFYSHYPFKKDSTANSTEDSTKLEQERQCQDLEGSMQLAEQPSNEANKTQLVTDDELINGKIGGLCSTKTTKSQDRRYYQGHISYLTAVVNH, translated from the exons ATGTTCATTTGTTCTATTTTCTATTCACACTATCCGTTTAAGAAGG ATAGTACAGCCAACAGCACTGAGGATTCAACTAAACTGGAGCAAGAAAGACAATGTCAAGACCTTGAGGGATCTATGCAGCTTGCTGAGCAACCATCTAATGAAGCTAACAAAACTCAACTTGTTACTGATGATGAGTTGATTAATGGGAAGATAGGTGGGCTGTGCAGTACCAAGACTACCAAATCACAAGATCGAAGATACTACCAAGGGCACATCAGCTACCTTACTGCAGTGGTCAATCACTAG